The Malus domestica chromosome 10, GDT2T_hap1 genome contains a region encoding:
- the LOC114827633 gene encoding thaumatin-like protein 1, producing the protein MDPFFTSFPSLTVILLLLLAMASTGVLATTFTFVNRCDYTVWPGILANANSPSLDSTGFELPKQTARTFQAPTGWSGRFWARTGCSFDGSGSGSCTTGDCGSGQVECNGAGASPPATLAEFTLGTGGQDFYDVSLVDGYNLPVFVEGTGGSGQCASTGCSSDLNRMCPTELRVGDGDACKSACEAFGTPEYCCSGAYATPNTCSPSVYSQMFKAACPKSYSYAYYDATSTFTCTGADYTVTFCPSSPSQKSSRDSTTPMTATPSQGAATAGSDPGFTYSDSGAGSGGAVSGSGTGVDTGTGAGSGTGAGEAMLADGSWLAGLAMGDSPKTVPLPTLHSTLTTPAILCIVLSYLYL; encoded by the exons ATGGATCCCTTCTTTACATCCTTCCCTTCTCTCACCGTCATCCTTCTTCTCTTACTAGCCATGGCTTCCACAG GTGTATTAGCGACGACATTCACATTCGTCAACAGATGCGACTACACAGTGTGGCCCGGCATTCTCGCTAACGCCAACAGTCCTAGTCTCGACTCCACCGGATTCGAGCTTCCCAAACAAACCGCCCGCACTTTCCAAGCCCCAACCGGCTGGTCCGGTCGTTTCTGGGCCCGAACCGGCTGCAGTTTCGACGGATCCGGTTCCGGGTCCTGCACCACCGGCGACTGTGGCTCTGGCCAAGTCGAATGCAACGGCGCCGGAGCCTCCCCGCCTGCGACGCTTGCCGAGTTTACTCTCGGCACCGGGGGACAGGACTTTTATGACGTTAGCCTCGTAGACGGGTACAACTTGCCCGTTTTCGTCGAGGGGACCGGCGGGTCGGGTCAGTGCGCCTCGACCGGGTGCTCCTCCGATCTGAACAGGATGTGCCCGACTGAGTTGAGAGTCGGAGACGGCGACGCTTGTAAGAGCGCGTGCGAGGCGTTTGGGACTCCCGAGTACTGTTGCAGCGGCGCGTATGCTACACCCAACACTTGTAGCCCGTCGGTTTACTCGCAGATGTTTAAGGCGGCGTGCCCCAAGTCGTATAGCTACGCCTACTACGATGCTACGAGTACGTTTACTTGCACCGGTGCTGATTATACGGTGACGTTTTGCCCCTCTTCCCCAag TCAGAAATCTTCTAGAGATTCAACCACACCAATGACAGCAACACCATCACAAGGGGCTGCTACTGCCGGGTCGGATCCCGGGTTCACTTATTCAGATTCAGGTGCCGGCTCAGGCGGTGCAGTGTCCGGTTCTGGTACAGGTGTGGATACGGGTACTGGGGCAGGTTCCGGCACCGGGGCTGGCGAAGCAATGCTGGCTGACGGGTCATGGCTAGCTGGTTTGGCCATGGGAGACTCACCTAAGACAGTGCCTCTCCCCACTCTACACTCAACACTCACTACCCCAGCAATTTTATGTATCGTCTTGTCCTATCTTTACTTGTAG